A region of Streptomyces sp. NBC_01750 DNA encodes the following proteins:
- a CDS encoding DUF2550 domain-containing protein, with protein MFLALLVGGLVVALVVIGLFVFGLRRRLIQRSGGTFDCSLRWNIPEETDVSGKGWVYGVARYSGDRIMWFRVFSYAPRPRRFLERSAIEVVARRTPEGEEELALLSDAVVLVCRHRGTRLELAMSEDALTGFLAWLEAAPPGQRVNVA; from the coding sequence ATGTTCCTCGCTCTTCTTGTGGGCGGCCTGGTCGTCGCACTGGTGGTGATCGGGCTTTTCGTCTTCGGGCTGCGCCGGCGGCTGATCCAGCGCTCCGGCGGCACCTTCGACTGCAGCCTCCGCTGGAACATCCCGGAGGAGACCGATGTCTCCGGCAAGGGATGGGTGTACGGCGTCGCCCGCTACAGCGGTGACCGGATCATGTGGTTTCGGGTTTTCTCGTACGCCCCACGCCCGCGCCGCTTCCTGGAGCGCTCGGCCATCGAGGTCGTCGCACGCCGTACGCCCGAGGGTGAGGAGGAGCTGGCGCTGCTGTCCGACGCGGTCGTGCTCGTCTGTCGCCACCGCGGGACACGCCTGGAGCTGGCGATGAGTGAGGACGCGCTCACCGGCTTCCTTGCCTGGCTCGAGGCGGCTCCGCCCGGCCAACGAGTCAATGTGGCATAG
- a CDS encoding F0F1 ATP synthase subunit delta, which translates to MNGASREALATARESLDALTDNTSVDVAKLAEELAAVTALLHREVSLRRVLTDPAQSGEAKAELVRRLLSGQVGSEAVDLLAGMVRSRWSRSRDLVDAVEELAATADLTAAQRAGALDDVEDELFRFGRIVASSVELRAALTDRSAPASAKGGLVRGLLDGKANPVTERLVVRLVTQPRGRSLEAGLESLSKLAAARRDRMVAVVTSAVPLTDEQKQRLGARLSRIYGREMHLNLDVDPEVLGGVQVRVGDELIDGTTAARLAEAGRRIAG; encoded by the coding sequence ATGAACGGAGCGAGCCGCGAGGCACTGGCTACCGCACGCGAGTCTCTCGACGCGCTGACCGACAACACGTCGGTCGACGTGGCGAAGCTCGCCGAGGAGCTGGCCGCCGTCACCGCGCTGCTCCACCGTGAGGTGTCGTTGCGTCGGGTCCTGACCGACCCGGCGCAGTCCGGCGAGGCCAAGGCCGAGCTGGTCAGGCGGCTGCTGAGCGGTCAGGTGGGCAGCGAAGCCGTCGACCTGCTCGCGGGCATGGTCCGCTCCCGCTGGTCGCGGTCGCGCGATCTGGTCGACGCGGTCGAGGAGCTGGCGGCCACCGCCGACCTCACCGCGGCGCAGCGGGCCGGTGCTCTCGACGACGTCGAGGACGAGCTGTTCCGGTTCGGCCGGATCGTCGCCTCCAGCGTCGAGCTGCGTGCCGCGCTGACCGACAGGTCTGCGCCGGCGTCCGCCAAGGGCGGCCTGGTGCGCGGGCTGCTCGACGGCAAGGCGAATCCGGTCACCGAGCGGCTGGTCGTCCGTCTTGTGACCCAGCCCCGGGGACGTAGCCTGGAAGCTGGACTCGAGTCCCTGTCCAAGCTCGCCGCGGCGCGCCGGGACCGGATGGTCGCGGTCGTCACCTCGGCGGTGCCGCTGACCGATGAGCAGAAGCAGCGCCTCGGCGCCCGTCTGTCTCGCATCTACGGCCGAGAGATGCACCTCAACCTCGACGTGGACCCCGAGGTCCTCGGCGGAGTGCAGGTGCGCGTCGGCGACGAGCTGATCGACGGCACCACCGCGGCACGTCTCGCCGAGGCGGGCCGCCGCATCGCCGGCTGA
- a CDS encoding F0F1 ATP synthase subunit epsilon, giving the protein MAAELHVELVAADRQVWSGEATLVVARTASGDIGVMPGHQPLLGVLESGPVTIRTSEGGTVVAAVHGGFISFADNKLSLLAEIVELADEIDAQRAERALERAKSDEDAAAERRADVRLRAVAVR; this is encoded by the coding sequence TTGGCTGCTGAGCTGCATGTCGAGCTGGTCGCCGCGGACCGACAGGTCTGGTCCGGCGAGGCCACCCTGGTCGTCGCGCGCACCGCGTCCGGCGATATCGGCGTCATGCCCGGTCACCAGCCGCTGCTCGGTGTGCTGGAATCGGGCCCGGTGACCATTCGTACGAGCGAAGGCGGGACCGTCGTCGCTGCTGTCCACGGAGGATTCATCTCCTTCGCGGACAACAAGCTCTCTCTGCTGGCGGAGATCGTCGAGCTCGCGGACGAGATCGACGCACAGCGCGCCGAGCGGGCGCTGGAGCGCGCCAAGTCGGACGAGGACGCCGCCGCAGAGCGGCGCGCCGATGTCCGTCTGCGCGCGGTGGCGGTGCGCTAG
- the atpA gene encoding F0F1 ATP synthase subunit alpha, protein MAELTIRPEEIRDALENFVQSYQPDAASREEVGTVSVAGDGIAKVEGLPSAMANELLKFEDGTLGLALNLEEREIGAIVLGEFSGIEEGQPVQRTGEVLSVGVGEGYLGRVVDPLGNPIDGLGEIATDSRRALELQAPGVMVRKSVHEPMQTGYKAVDAMVPIGRGQRQLIIGDRQTGKTALAVDTIINQRDNWRSGDVKKQVRCIYVAIGQKGSTIASVRGALEEAGALEYTTIVAAPASDPAGFKYLAPYTGSAIGQHWMYQGKHVLIIFDDLSKQADAYRAVSLLLRRPPGREAYPGDVFYLHSRLLERCAKLSDDMGAGSMTGLPIVETKANDVSAFIPTNVISITDGQCFLESDLFNAGQRPALNVGISVSRVGGSAQHKAMKQVSGRLRVDLAQYRELEAFASFGSDLDAASKASLERGKRMVELLKQGQYQPMPVEEQVVSVWAGTTGKMDDVPVADIRRFETELLEFLRRERKELLTSIAEGGKMSDDTLQSIADAITAFKRQFETSDGKLLGEDAPAVNVSK, encoded by the coding sequence ATGGCGGAGCTCACGATCCGGCCGGAGGAGATCCGGGATGCGCTGGAGAACTTTGTCCAGTCGTACCAGCCGGACGCGGCCTCGCGCGAGGAGGTCGGTACGGTCAGCGTTGCCGGTGACGGCATCGCGAAGGTCGAGGGCCTTCCCTCGGCCATGGCGAACGAGCTGCTGAAGTTCGAGGACGGAACCCTCGGTCTCGCCCTCAACCTCGAGGAGCGCGAGATCGGTGCGATCGTCCTCGGTGAGTTCAGCGGTATCGAGGAGGGCCAGCCGGTGCAGCGCACCGGTGAGGTGCTCTCCGTCGGCGTCGGCGAGGGCTACCTCGGCCGCGTTGTCGACCCGCTCGGCAACCCGATCGACGGCCTCGGCGAGATCGCGACCGACAGTCGCCGCGCCCTCGAGCTGCAGGCTCCGGGCGTCATGGTCCGTAAGTCGGTGCACGAGCCCATGCAGACCGGCTACAAGGCCGTTGACGCCATGGTGCCGATCGGCCGCGGCCAGCGTCAGCTGATCATTGGTGACCGTCAGACCGGCAAGACCGCTCTGGCTGTCGACACGATCATCAACCAGCGCGACAACTGGCGCTCCGGTGACGTGAAGAAGCAGGTCCGCTGCATCTACGTCGCCATCGGTCAGAAGGGCTCCACCATCGCGTCCGTGCGCGGTGCGCTGGAGGAGGCAGGCGCCCTCGAGTACACGACGATCGTCGCGGCTCCGGCGTCCGACCCGGCCGGCTTCAAGTACCTCGCCCCGTACACCGGTTCGGCCATCGGCCAGCACTGGATGTACCAGGGCAAGCACGTCCTGATCATCTTCGACGACCTGTCGAAGCAGGCCGACGCCTACCGCGCCGTGTCGCTGCTGCTGCGCCGCCCGCCGGGCCGCGAGGCCTACCCGGGCGACGTCTTCTACCTGCACTCGCGTCTGCTGGAGCGCTGCGCCAAGCTCTCCGACGACATGGGCGCCGGTTCGATGACGGGTCTGCCGATCGTCGAGACCAAGGCGAACGACGTGTCGGCGTTCATCCCGACCAACGTCATCTCCATCACCGACGGTCAGTGCTTCCTGGAGTCCGACCTGTTCAACGCCGGCCAGCGTCCGGCCCTGAACGTCGGTATCTCGGTCTCCCGTGTCGGTGGCTCCGCCCAGCACAAGGCCATGAAGCAGGTCTCCGGCCGGCTTCGCGTGGACCTCGCCCAGTACCGTGAGCTCGAGGCGTTCGCCTCCTTCGGCTCCGACCTGGACGCGGCCTCCAAGGCCTCGCTGGAGCGCGGTAAGCGCATGGTCGAGCTGCTGAAGCAGGGCCAGTACCAGCCCATGCCCGTCGAGGAGCAGGTCGTCTCCGTCTGGGCCGGCACCACCGGCAAGATGGACGACGTCCCGGTCGCCGACATCCGCCGCTTCGAGACCGAGCTGCTCGAGTTCCTGCGCCGCGAGCGCAAGGAGCTTCTGACCAGCATCGCCGAGGGCGGCAAGATGTCCGACGACACGCTGCAGTCGATCGCAGACGCCATCACCGCCTTCAAGCGGCAGTTCGAGACCTCGGACGGCAAGCTTCTGGGCGAAGACGCGCCGGCCGTCAACGTCTCCAAGTGA
- the atpD gene encoding F0F1 ATP synthase subunit beta, whose translation MTTTTENEVTAAATGRVARVIGPVVDVEFPVDAMPEIYNALTVEVADPAEDGKLKKLTLEVAQHLGEGVVRAISMQPTDGLVRQATVTDTGNGITVPVGEITKGKVFNTLGEILNVDPSTVEVTERWPIHRKAPSFDQLESKTEMFETGVKVIDLLTPYVKGGKIGLFGGAGVGKTVLIQEMIYRVANNHDGVSVFAGVGERTREGNDLIEEMTESGVIDKTALVFGQMDEPPGTRLRVALAGLTMAEYFRDVQKQDVLFFIDNIFRYTQAGSEVSTLLGRMPSAVGYQPNLADEMGLLQERITSTRGHSITSMQAIYVPADDLTDPAPATTFAHLDATTVLSRPISEKGIYPAVDPLDSTSRILDPRYIAADHYNAAMRVKGILQKYKDLQDIIAILGIDELGEEDKLVVHRARRVERFLSQNTHVAKQFTGVDGSDVPLDESIAAFNSICDGEYDHFPEQAFFMCGGIEDLKANAKELGVS comes from the coding sequence GTGACGACGACTACCGAGAACGAAGTGACGGCCGCCGCCACGGGCCGCGTCGCCCGGGTCATCGGCCCGGTCGTCGACGTGGAGTTCCCCGTCGACGCGATGCCCGAGATCTACAACGCGCTGACCGTTGAGGTCGCCGACCCGGCCGAGGACGGCAAGCTCAAGAAGCTGACCCTCGAGGTCGCCCAGCACCTGGGCGAGGGCGTGGTCCGCGCGATCTCGATGCAGCCCACCGACGGTCTGGTCCGCCAGGCCACGGTGACGGACACCGGCAACGGCATCACGGTGCCGGTCGGCGAAATCACCAAGGGCAAGGTGTTCAACACCCTCGGTGAGATCCTGAACGTGGACCCGTCCACGGTCGAGGTCACCGAGCGCTGGCCGATCCACCGCAAGGCGCCCTCCTTCGACCAGCTCGAGTCCAAGACCGAGATGTTCGAGACCGGCGTCAAGGTCATCGACCTTCTCACCCCGTACGTCAAGGGTGGAAAGATCGGTCTGTTCGGTGGTGCCGGTGTCGGCAAGACCGTTCTGATCCAGGAAATGATCTACCGCGTCGCCAACAACCACGACGGTGTGTCGGTGTTCGCGGGCGTCGGTGAGCGTACCCGTGAGGGCAACGACCTCATCGAGGAAATGACCGAGTCCGGCGTCATCGACAAGACGGCGCTTGTCTTCGGTCAGATGGACGAGCCCCCGGGCACCCGTCTCCGTGTCGCGCTTGCCGGTCTGACCATGGCGGAGTACTTCCGCGATGTGCAGAAGCAGGACGTGCTCTTCTTCATCGACAACATCTTCCGTTACACCCAGGCCGGCTCCGAGGTCTCCACGCTGCTCGGCCGTATGCCGTCCGCGGTGGGTTACCAGCCGAACCTGGCTGACGAGATGGGTCTGCTGCAGGAGCGCATCACGTCGACCCGCGGTCACTCGATCACCTCGATGCAGGCGATCTACGTCCCCGCGGACGACCTGACCGACCCGGCGCCGGCGACCACCTTCGCCCACCTGGACGCGACGACCGTTCTGTCGCGTCCGATCTCGGAGAAGGGCATCTACCCGGCGGTCGACCCGCTGGACTCGACGTCCCGCATCCTGGACCCGCGGTACATCGCGGCGGACCACTACAACGCCGCCATGCGCGTCAAGGGGATCCTCCAGAAGTACAAGGACCTCCAGGACATCATCGCGATTCTCGGTATCGACGAGCTGGGCGAGGAGGACAAGCTCGTTGTCCACCGTGCCCGTCGCGTCGAGCGCTTCCTGTCGCAGAACACCCACGTCGCCAAGCAGTTCACCGGCGTGGACGGTTCGGACGTGCCGCTCGACGAGTCGATCGCCGCGTTCAACTCGATCTGCGACGGTGAGTACGACCACTTCCCCGAGCAGGCGTTCTTCATGTGCGGTGGCATTGAGGACCTCAAGGCCAACGCCAAGGAGCTCGGCGTCTCCTGA
- a CDS encoding F0F1 ATP synthase subunit gamma — protein sequence MGAQLRVYKRRIKSVTATKKITKAMEMIAASRIVKAQRQVAASTPYATELTRAVTAVATGSNTKHPLTTEADAPTRAAVLLITSDRGLAGGYSSNAIKAAEQLTERLRGEGKEVDTYIVGRKGVAYYGFRERKIAESWSGFTDNPTYADAKKVAAPLIEAVQQDTAEGGVDELHIVFTEFISMLTQTPVQNRLLPLSLEQAAEESGTKGEILPLFDFEPSAEDVLDALLPRYVESRIYNALLQAAASKHAATRRAMKSATDNAGELIKTLSRLANAARQAEITQEISEIVGGASALADATAGSDK from the coding sequence ATGGGAGCCCAGCTCCGGGTCTACAAGCGTCGCATCAAATCCGTCACCGCGACCAAGAAGATCACCAAGGCGATGGAGATGATCGCCGCCTCGCGCATCGTCAAGGCGCAGCGCCAGGTGGCGGCCTCCACGCCGTACGCGACCGAGCTCACCCGCGCGGTCACCGCGGTGGCCACCGGGTCGAACACCAAGCACCCTCTGACCACCGAGGCGGACGCCCCGACCCGCGCCGCGGTACTGCTCATCACGAGCGACCGTGGTCTGGCCGGCGGCTACTCCTCCAACGCCATCAAGGCGGCGGAGCAGCTCACCGAGCGGCTCCGTGGTGAGGGCAAGGAGGTCGACACGTACATCGTCGGCCGCAAGGGTGTCGCCTACTACGGCTTCCGCGAGCGCAAGATCGCGGAATCGTGGAGTGGCTTCACGGACAACCCGACGTACGCGGACGCCAAGAAGGTCGCGGCTCCGCTCATCGAGGCCGTCCAGCAGGACACGGCCGAGGGCGGCGTGGACGAGCTCCACATCGTCTTCACCGAGTTCATCTCGATGCTGACGCAGACGCCGGTACAGAACCGGCTGCTGCCCCTCAGCCTCGAGCAGGCGGCCGAGGAGTCCGGTACGAAGGGCGAAATCCTTCCGCTGTTCGACTTCGAGCCGTCGGCGGAGGACGTCCTCGACGCCCTGCTGCCGCGGTACGTCGAGAGCCGGATCTACAACGCGCTGCTTCAGGCCGCTGCTTCCAAGCACGCTGCCACCCGCCGCGCGATGAAGTCGGCGACCGACAACGCCGGAGAGCTCATCAAGACCCTCTCCCGGCTTGCCAACGCGGCCCGCCAGGCCGAAATCACCCAGGAAATCAGCGAGATCGTCGGTGGCGCCAGCGCCCTGGCCGACGCGACCGCGGGGAGTGACAAGTAA